One region of Dysidea avara chromosome 1, odDysAvar1.4, whole genome shotgun sequence genomic DNA includes:
- the LOC136241071 gene encoding uncharacterized protein — MYLFVMRKKFEQNYKIDINSLQAISYCFKRWLQGVMVLTFTMTTTWAVALIYYYKQSVPMAFVFGITLVVEGIIIFLLLTIYFRKYSPTSDKDFQFEALESFQEKCYTLKEGFVYSHYEVDIDLITKPATSSKH; from the exons atgtacttgtttgttatgcGGAAAAAATTTGAACAGAATTACAAGATTGATATCAACAGTTTACAGGCCAT CTCTTACTGCTTCAAACGATGGTTACAAGGTGTCATGGTGTTGACTTTTACAATGACTACAACATGGGCGGTAGCACTGATCTACTATTACAAGCAATCTGTACCAATGGCATTTGTGTTTGGAATCACTCTTGTTGTTGAA GGAATCATAATATTCCTACTCTTAACCATCTATTTCAGGAAG TACTCTCCTACATCTGATAAAGATTTTCAGTTTGAAGCATTGGAAAGTTTTCAAGAAAAGTGCTACACTCTTAAAGAAGGATTTGTATACAGCCATTATGAGGTGGATATTGATTTGATCACTAAACCTGCTACTTCTTCCAAACATTAA